A portion of the Methanolinea sp. genome contains these proteins:
- a CDS encoding GHMP kinase, whose amino-acid sequence MTPAATASSPGHLSGYFRPVYGPTPAETGSLGAGIVIREGVTVTVRPARENSVRVERRDPRDGSMRAVFLTSPPVEYLLAELGVRASVETRCVLPIGAGFGLSAAALLATAIAADALFDLSLGPRGRAELAHRVELEFHTGLGDVAACTGGGRDCRRGPGVAAPIDRAHDVIEPLCALVFGPLPSPSVLRSRETMERVAAAYPGRCPRDVLDFFRLSRRFAEESGLVTPEVRHALSACDSAGIPATMTMLGNGIFAYGKTAIDVLSPLGEVFVLHPDDKGARLHGVSR is encoded by the coding sequence ATGACACCGGCTGCCACAGCATCGAGTCCCGGGCACCTCTCCGGGTACTTCAGGCCCGTGTACGGGCCCACCCCCGCGGAGACGGGGAGCCTCGGCGCGGGCATCGTGATACGCGAGGGCGTGACCGTCACGGTCCGGCCGGCACGCGAAAACAGCGTCAGAGTCGAGAGGCGCGACCCGCGCGATGGCTCAATGCGCGCGGTCTTCCTCACCTCCCCCCCGGTCGAGTATCTCCTCGCCGAGCTCGGCGTGAGGGCGTCCGTGGAGACGCGGTGCGTCCTCCCTATCGGTGCCGGCTTCGGCCTCTCCGCCGCAGCCCTCCTCGCGACGGCAATTGCCGCGGACGCACTCTTTGACCTCTCGCTCGGGCCGCGGGGGAGAGCGGAACTCGCCCACCGGGTGGAGCTCGAGTTCCACACGGGCCTCGGGGACGTTGCCGCGTGCACGGGTGGCGGCAGGGACTGCAGGAGGGGACCGGGCGTTGCCGCGCCCATCGACCGCGCGCACGACGTCATCGAGCCGCTCTGCGCGCTCGTCTTCGGGCCCCTCCCCTCCCCTTCCGTCCTCCGCTCCCGCGAGACAATGGAGCGTGTGGCCGCGGCCTACCCCGGACGGTGCCCGCGGGACGTCCTCGACTTCTTCAGGCTCTCCCGCAGGTTCGCGGAGGAGAGCGGCCTCGTGACGCCCGAGGTCCGGCACGCCCTCTCCGCCTGCGACTCCGCCGGGATCCCCGCGACGATGACGATGCTCGGGAACGGGATATTCGCGTACGGGAAGACCGCTATCGACGTCCTCTCGCCGCTCGGCGAGGTGTTCGTCCTCCACCCCGACGACAAGGGCGCCCGGCTCCACGGGGTGAGCAGGTGA